TTTAATTTTTATAAAAGAATTTAAAAGGAGAAAAGAAAAATGAAAATAGCATTAGGATGCGATCACGGTGGATTCCCTCTTAAAAAGGAAATAATTAAATATCTTGAATCTAACGGTTTTGAATATATCGATTATGGATGCTACGATGAAAATTCTGTAGACTATCCGGTTTTTGCGAAGAAAGTCGCTGATGCGGTTTTAGCAAAAGAATGTGACTATGGGATGCTTTTCTGCGGTACAGGAATAGGCATATCTATTGCGGCAAACAAGATCCACGGCATAAGATGCGGGCTTTGCAGCGATGTATATTCAGCTAAAAAGACAAAAGAGCATAACGACGCCAACATTCTTGCGATGGGCGCAAGAGTAATAGGGCCAGGGCTGGCTGTTGAGATAGCCGATGCGTTTTTAAAGACGGATTACTCAAAGCTTGAAAAACATCAAAGAAGGTTGGATTTAATCACACAGATAGAAAACGAACAGTAAAGCGGGGAGGTAAAAATGGGAACAGTATTTGTAATGGATCATCCGTTAATCCAGCATAAGATTTCTTTATTAAGAGATAAAAGCACCGGAACAAAGGATTTCCGCGAAATGGTAGAGGAAATCGCCATGCTTATGGCATATGAAGTCACAAGAGACATGCCGCTAAGGGAAGTGGAAATAGAGACTCCGGTCGCAGTTGCGAGGACAAAGGTAATATCAGGCAAGGCCATAGCAATCGTTCCTATTTTGCGTGCAGGTCTTGGT
The DNA window shown above is from Eubacteriales bacterium and carries:
- the rpiB gene encoding ribose 5-phosphate isomerase B; this translates as MKIALGCDHGGFPLKKEIIKYLESNGFEYIDYGCYDENSVDYPVFAKKVADAVLAKECDYGMLFCGTGIGISIAANKIHGIRCGLCSDVYSAKKTKEHNDANILAMGARVIGPGLAVEIADAFLKTDYSKLEKHQRRLDLITQIENEQ